The following proteins are encoded in a genomic region of Nocardioides conyzicola:
- a CDS encoding alpha-hydroxy-acid oxidizing protein: MANYADFQTGLYFAGLAGETPAYPLTFAGLETAARDKMEHRLYDYVAGGAGDEHTQRGNVAAFERWGIQPRMLSGAADRDLSVELFGHTYPTPLFLAPIGVLGVMTDDEHGDLATAAASAASGVPMVASTLMQDPMEQVGAALGDTPGFFQLYTPNDRELAESFVHRAEASGFRGIVVTLDTWTLGYRPRDLQHATFPQLRGACLANYTSDPVFRSRLAAPPEEDPAAAAFQWALTFGNPTLTWDDLAWLRGLTELPLLLKGICHPDDVPRAKDAGVDGIYCSNHGGRQVASAPAIDFLPGVVDAAEGTPVLFDSGVRSGADVVKALALGATAVGIGRPYGYGAVLGGTAGVEFVLSCLLAEADLTMGLNGYASIAELSRDVLVRVP, from the coding sequence ATGGCCAACTACGCGGACTTCCAGACCGGCCTCTACTTCGCCGGCCTGGCGGGCGAGACCCCGGCGTACCCCCTGACCTTCGCCGGTCTCGAGACGGCCGCCCGGGACAAGATGGAGCACCGGCTCTACGACTACGTCGCCGGCGGCGCCGGCGACGAGCACACGCAGCGCGGCAACGTCGCCGCCTTCGAGCGTTGGGGCATCCAGCCGCGGATGCTGTCGGGCGCGGCCGACCGCGACCTGTCGGTCGAGCTCTTCGGGCACACCTACCCGACGCCGCTCTTCCTGGCGCCGATCGGCGTGCTCGGCGTGATGACCGACGACGAGCACGGCGACCTCGCGACGGCCGCCGCCTCAGCCGCGTCCGGTGTCCCCATGGTCGCCTCGACGCTGATGCAGGACCCGATGGAGCAGGTCGGCGCGGCCCTCGGTGACACCCCGGGCTTCTTCCAGCTCTACACGCCCAACGACCGGGAGCTGGCGGAGAGCTTCGTCCACCGCGCCGAGGCGTCGGGCTTCCGCGGCATCGTGGTCACGCTCGACACCTGGACGCTCGGCTACCGCCCCCGCGACCTCCAGCACGCGACCTTCCCGCAGCTGCGCGGCGCGTGCCTCGCCAACTACACCTCGGACCCGGTCTTCCGGTCCCGCCTCGCGGCGCCGCCCGAGGAGGACCCGGCAGCAGCCGCGTTCCAGTGGGCGCTGACCTTCGGCAACCCGACCCTCACCTGGGACGACCTCGCGTGGCTGCGCGGCCTGACCGAGCTGCCCCTGCTGCTCAAGGGCATCTGCCACCCCGACGACGTACCCAGGGCCAAGGACGCCGGCGTCGACGGGATCTACTGCTCCAACCACGGCGGCCGCCAGGTCGCGTCCGCCCCGGCCATCGACTTCCTGCCCGGGGTCGTCGACGCCGCCGAGGGCACGCCCGTGCTCTTCGACTCGGGCGTGCGCTCGGGTGCCGACGTGGTGAAGGCGCTCGCGCTCGGCGCCACGGCCGTGGGCATCGGCCGGCCGTACGGGTACGGCGCGGTGCTCGGCGGCACCGCCGGCGTCGAGTTCGTGCTCTCCTGCCTGCTCGCCGAGGCCGACCTGACGATGGGCCTCAACGGCTACGCCAGCATCGCCGAGCTCAGCCGCGACGTGCTGGTGCGGGTGCCCTGA
- a CDS encoding cytochrome P450, whose translation MSTTSTSLPTDPPARARRTSTAADGPTRPVPAIRREDRGLPVLGRLLEFAADPVALMTKQWETYGSVAPLKGALGEDAVMFLGPDACEEALRNKDKAFANGPAWSRIVGPFFNGGLMLIDFDHHHAHRRIMQEAFTRDRLEAYAARMHPAIEHGLSSWQGGPGFQSYWALKQLTLDIAADIFMGGAEDTSRAEMDRVNKAFIACVQAAAGVVRGDVPFTRWGRGYQGRRVLEDFLRQYLPARRATKTDDIFSVLCHIETEDGERFTDDDVVNHMIFLMMAAHDTSTITTSTMLQFLGQHPEWQERCRAESLALGPHPSLKEVEGLVSLELVMKESLRLRPPVPVLIRKAVKDTVVQGVAIPADSNCIVAVHFSHLMEEYWTNPRVFDPDRFSEERREDKSHRYAWEPFGGGVHKCIGLYFAGAEVKSIMHQLLREWTWTVPPAYVAPLDNHSLPFPKDGQPIDFVRRTA comes from the coding sequence GTGAGCACCACGAGCACGTCCCTGCCCACCGACCCGCCGGCGCGCGCCCGCCGTACGTCGACGGCCGCCGACGGCCCCACCCGGCCGGTGCCCGCCATCCGGCGCGAGGACCGCGGCCTGCCGGTGCTCGGCCGGCTGCTGGAGTTCGCGGCCGACCCCGTCGCGCTGATGACCAAGCAGTGGGAGACCTACGGCTCCGTCGCCCCGCTGAAGGGCGCGCTCGGCGAGGACGCCGTCATGTTCCTGGGGCCGGACGCCTGCGAGGAGGCCCTGCGCAACAAGGACAAGGCCTTCGCCAACGGCCCGGCCTGGAGCCGGATCGTCGGGCCGTTCTTCAACGGCGGCCTGATGCTCATCGACTTCGACCACCACCACGCCCACCGGCGGATCATGCAGGAGGCCTTCACCCGCGACCGGCTCGAGGCGTACGCCGCGCGGATGCACCCGGCCATCGAGCACGGGCTGTCCAGCTGGCAGGGCGGGCCCGGCTTCCAGTCCTACTGGGCGCTCAAGCAGCTCACCCTCGACATCGCCGCCGACATCTTCATGGGCGGCGCCGAGGACACCAGCCGCGCGGAGATGGACCGCGTCAACAAGGCGTTCATCGCCTGTGTGCAGGCGGCCGCCGGCGTGGTGCGTGGCGACGTGCCCTTCACCCGCTGGGGCCGGGGCTACCAGGGCCGGCGCGTCCTCGAGGACTTCCTGCGGCAGTACCTCCCGGCCCGTCGCGCCACCAAGACCGACGACATCTTCTCGGTGCTCTGCCACATCGAGACCGAGGACGGCGAGCGCTTCACTGACGACGACGTCGTCAACCACATGATCTTTCTGATGATGGCGGCGCACGACACCTCGACGATCACGACGTCGACGATGCTGCAGTTCCTCGGCCAGCACCCCGAGTGGCAGGAGCGGTGCCGCGCCGAGTCGCTCGCGCTCGGCCCGCACCCGAGCCTCAAGGAGGTCGAGGGCCTGGTCTCCCTGGAGCTGGTGATGAAGGAGTCCCTGCGGCTGCGGCCGCCGGTGCCCGTGCTGATCCGCAAGGCCGTCAAGGACACCGTCGTGCAGGGCGTGGCGATCCCGGCCGACAGCAACTGCATCGTCGCGGTCCACTTCTCCCACCTGATGGAGGAGTACTGGACCAACCCGAGGGTCTTCGACCCCGACCGCTTCTCCGAGGAGCGGCGCGAGGACAAGTCGCACCGCTACGCCTGGGAGCCGTTCGGCGGCGGGGTGCACAAGTGCATCGGTCTCTACTTCGCCGGAGCCGAGGTCAAGTCGATCATGCACCAGCTCCTGCGGGAGTGGACGTGGACCGTGCCGCCGGCGTACGTCGCCCCGCTGGACAACCACTCCCTGCCCTTCCCCAAGGACGGCCAGCCGATCGACTTCGTGCGGAGGACTGCGTGA
- a CDS encoding PIG-L deacetylase family protein encodes MAERHFTIVSFHAHPDDEALLTSGTLARAAAEGHRVVVVVATSGEAGLSREDWARGDLGARRQAELESSARAIGAARVEVLGYPDSGWPPSDAGPTPFSRLGVEPLAGDLAALLTEEAADVLTIYDQHGGYGHPDHVQVHRVGVRAAELAGTPVVLEATVDRELIARAVRGLRRLGRLVPMPELPDMDAAFTAHAEITHRVAVGRHLRAKEASMRAHVSQATDADGGGVRTLALLLRLPLPVRRRVLRHEWFRERGVPAGAVPVDDVFASIR; translated from the coding sequence GTGGCTGAGCGTCACTTCACCATCGTGTCGTTCCACGCCCACCCGGACGACGAGGCGCTGCTGACCTCGGGCACCCTCGCGCGAGCGGCGGCCGAGGGGCACCGCGTGGTCGTGGTGGTCGCCACCTCGGGCGAGGCGGGGCTCTCTCGGGAGGACTGGGCGCGCGGCGACCTGGGGGCCCGCCGACAGGCCGAGCTGGAGAGCTCGGCCCGGGCGATCGGCGCCGCGCGGGTCGAGGTCCTCGGCTACCCCGACTCCGGCTGGCCGCCGTCCGACGCCGGCCCGACCCCCTTCAGCCGGTTGGGCGTCGAGCCCCTCGCCGGCGACCTCGCCGCCCTGCTCACCGAGGAAGCGGCCGACGTCCTGACGATCTACGACCAGCACGGCGGCTACGGCCACCCGGACCACGTGCAGGTGCACCGGGTGGGGGTCCGCGCCGCCGAGCTCGCCGGCACCCCGGTGGTCCTCGAGGCGACGGTCGACCGTGAGCTCATCGCCCGCGCGGTGCGCGGCCTGCGGCGCCTGGGCCGTCTCGTCCCGATGCCCGAGCTCCCGGACATGGACGCCGCGTTCACCGCGCACGCCGAGATCACCCACCGCGTGGCGGTCGGCCGCCATCTGCGCGCGAAGGAGGCGTCGATGCGCGCCCACGTCAGCCAGGCGACCGACGCCGACGGCGGTGGCGTCCGGACGCTCGCACTGCTCCTCCGGCTCCCCCTCCCCGTGCGCCGCCGCGTGCTGCGGCACGAGTGGTTCCGTGAGCGGGGGGTCCCCGCGGGCGCCGTCCCGGTCGACGACGTGTTCGCCTCGATCCGGTAG
- a CDS encoding TetR/AcrR family transcriptional regulator, with translation MAVQSGVYRGVSAAERTADRRRRLTEATLEVWATAGPKVTMTAICASAGLIERYFYESFANLDEALVTVLDSIALEIEERVQAAADEAEAAGSGPAERVRASVLAFVTLLQEDPRKGRVAIIEAGALPALRPRRTALLRHFAHRSAEDAAEVMGLRPPTPSEGEIGGLLFIGGMAELITAWLDGVLDATPDEMVDAATRMYFGLYT, from the coding sequence GTGGCGGTGCAGTCAGGGGTCTACCGGGGGGTCAGCGCCGCCGAGCGCACGGCCGACCGTCGTCGGCGGCTGACGGAGGCCACCCTGGAGGTGTGGGCGACCGCCGGGCCCAAGGTCACGATGACCGCGATCTGCGCGTCGGCCGGGCTGATCGAGCGCTACTTCTACGAGAGCTTCGCGAACCTCGACGAGGCCCTGGTGACCGTGCTCGACTCGATCGCGCTCGAGATCGAGGAGCGCGTCCAGGCGGCGGCCGACGAGGCGGAGGCCGCCGGGTCCGGGCCGGCCGAGCGGGTCCGCGCCTCCGTGCTGGCCTTCGTCACCCTGCTGCAGGAGGACCCCCGCAAGGGTCGGGTCGCGATCATCGAGGCGGGCGCCCTCCCGGCACTGCGCCCGCGGCGTACGGCGTTGCTCCGGCACTTCGCCCACCGCTCGGCCGAGGACGCGGCCGAGGTCATGGGGCTGCGGCCACCCACCCCCTCCGAGGGTGAGATCGGCGGCCTGCTCTTCATCGGCGGCATGGCCGAGCTCATCACGGCGTGGCTCGACGGCGTGCTCGACGCGACGCCGGACGAGATGGTCGACGCCGCCACCCGGATGTACTTCGGGCTCTACACCTGA